The following coding sequences are from one Roseburia hominis A2-183 window:
- a CDS encoding exonuclease SbcCD subunit D yields MKLFHLSDLHIGKQLHHYNLAAEQRKTLAQIVALAKSEHPDAILIAGDIYDTPVPSAEAVSVFDAFLSALCEIEPQIAVMIIAGNHDSARRIDFASSILAKHEVYIAGLPPMQEGETIRRVTLADGYGEVDFYLLPFVKPGYVRKLFDEEIKGYDMAVRRLIEREEIDPARRCVILSHQFYTAGGKEPATCDSEIHYVGGVENVDAGVLAPFDYAALGHIHRAQHIGAEKYRYCGTPFPYSISEAGEEKSVTVVELGAKGQPPVIRQIPLTPVREVKKLTGTLHEILEQAGQEVCHAFVSITLTDDVEAFQPKERLEEKYDHILEIRIDNARTRKLLSDTEEQLAEVRPEEAFAMFFAEMNGREMTPEERELMRQVIAQEMEGDE; encoded by the coding sequence TTGAAACTGTTTCATTTGTCGGATCTTCATATAGGAAAACAGCTGCATCACTACAATCTCGCGGCAGAGCAGCGCAAGACACTGGCGCAGATTGTGGCGCTTGCAAAAAGCGAGCACCCGGATGCCATCCTGATTGCGGGAGATATTTACGACACACCGGTGCCTTCGGCGGAGGCAGTGTCTGTCTTTGATGCGTTTTTGTCGGCATTATGCGAGATAGAGCCGCAGATTGCGGTCATGATCATTGCGGGGAATCATGACAGTGCAAGAAGAATTGATTTTGCCAGCAGTATTCTTGCAAAACATGAGGTGTATATCGCGGGACTTCCGCCGATGCAGGAGGGGGAGACGATCCGCCGCGTGACGCTTGCGGACGGATACGGTGAGGTGGATTTTTATCTGCTTCCGTTTGTGAAGCCGGGTTATGTGAGAAAGCTGTTTGACGAGGAAATAAAAGGCTATGACATGGCGGTAAGGCGCCTGATTGAGCGCGAGGAGATAGATCCGGCGCGGAGATGCGTGATCCTGTCACACCAGTTTTATACGGCGGGCGGAAAGGAGCCTGCGACCTGTGACTCCGAAATCCACTATGTTGGTGGCGTTGAAAATGTCGATGCCGGCGTGCTTGCGCCGTTTGACTATGCAGCATTGGGACATATCCACCGCGCACAGCATATAGGAGCGGAAAAATACCGCTATTGCGGGACGCCTTTTCCGTATTCCATTAGCGAGGCGGGGGAGGAGAAGAGCGTGACGGTCGTGGAACTGGGAGCCAAGGGACAGCCGCCCGTGATCCGGCAGATTCCGCTTACGCCGGTGCGGGAGGTAAAAAAGCTGACCGGGACGCTGCATGAGATTTTGGAGCAGGCGGGGCAGGAGGTCTGCCACGCATTTGTGAGCATTACCCTCACGGATGACGTGGAGGCGTTCCAGCCGAAGGAGCGTCTGGAGGAAAAATACGACCACATCCTGGAGATACGGATTGACAATGCGCGGACGAGGAAGCTGTTGTCGGACACGGAAGAGCAGCTTGCCGAAGTGCGGCCGGAGGAGGCGTTTGCCATGTTTTTTGCGGAGATGAACGGGAGAGAGATGACGCCTGAGGAGCGGGAACTGATGCGTCAGGTGATTGCGCAGGAAATGGAGGGGGACGAATGA
- a CDS encoding FeoC-like transcriptional regulator, with protein MEQPQDLFGNYKYCEECKRPLPLTYKENLCPSCIEQKLFREVKEYIRENDVNEYDVAQHFHIPHMQVKKWIREGRIEYKDDHLNTITMHCTRCGAPISFGTLCAKCMRQKDVSIHSSAREDISDSRMRFIED; from the coding sequence ATGGAACAACCACAGGATTTATTTGGGAACTATAAATATTGTGAAGAATGCAAACGACCGCTTCCATTGACATATAAAGAGAATCTCTGCCCGTCGTGTATCGAGCAGAAGCTCTTCCGCGAAGTCAAAGAGTACATCCGTGAGAACGATGTAAATGAATACGATGTCGCACAGCACTTCCACATCCCGCATATGCAGGTCAAAAAGTGGATCCGCGAGGGGCGCATTGAGTACAAGGATGACCATCTGAACACGATTACCATGCACTGCACCAGATGCGGCGCACCGATCTCTTTCGGGACTTTATGTGCCAAATGCATGCGCCAGAAGGATGTCTCCATTCACTCCTCTGCCCGTGAGGATATCTCAGACAGCCGGATGCGTTTCATTGAAGACTGA
- a CDS encoding extracellular solute-binding protein has protein sequence MEKKADFHSLSRKAKVQYVWDYYKWPIAAAIAALCFVIYLIYHYATYRDPLLNVIMMNCNDSITADSKGFDEFLEACGYDPKEDSVSLTSSLQFSDGEYSTSYNDTQVLTLMLAAGGQDLFFGTGGEYLDYANQGALMDLSTVLSDELLDRYQDHLIYTTEDGAVASYPCAIELTDNAWLHKYNYYDSCYFGILYQNQNLDAALQFADFLLNYND, from the coding sequence ATGGAGAAAAAGGCTGATTTTCATTCACTTTCCCGCAAGGCGAAAGTGCAGTATGTCTGGGATTATTACAAGTGGCCGATCGCCGCTGCGATCGCTGCGCTCTGCTTTGTCATTTACCTCATCTATCATTACGCGACCTACCGCGACCCGCTGTTAAACGTCATCATGATGAACTGCAACGATTCCATAACCGCCGACAGCAAGGGCTTCGATGAATTTCTCGAAGCCTGCGGCTACGACCCGAAGGAAGATTCCGTCTCCCTCACATCGTCCTTACAGTTCTCGGACGGCGAGTATTCCACGTCCTACAACGACACGCAGGTGCTGACGCTGATGCTGGCAGCCGGCGGACAGGATCTCTTCTTCGGAACCGGCGGCGAATATCTCGATTACGCCAACCAGGGAGCTCTTATGGATCTGTCCACCGTATTATCCGACGAACTGCTGGACCGCTACCAGGATCATCTCATCTACACGACCGAGGACGGTGCCGTCGCTTCCTATCCCTGTGCGATCGAGCTCACCGACAATGCCTGGCTTCACAAGTACAACTATTATGATTCCTGCTATTTCGGCATACTCTATCAGAATCAGAACTTAGACGCCGCCTTACAGTTTGCGGACTTTCTTCTGAATTATAACGACTGA
- a CDS encoding alpha-amylase family glycosyl hydrolase, whose amino-acid sequence MRRRGKRELAALLAVALLAGSAACGADAGEKDAATGTAEAAAGQDTETAAGQGTDAQTGAQENMEETALSLMREVNPAEAAGTDDLYRSWYEVFVYSFYDGDGDGIGDLPGLTEKLDYINDGNPATDTDLGCDGIWLMPVMPATTYHKYDVTDYCAIDEQYGTMEDFETFVNACHERGIRVMIDFVMNHTSSQHPWFQTAAEYLKDLPEGMEPDTEACPYVDYYHFSREKGSGYCQLAGTDWYYEAQFWSEMPDLNLESEAVRQEFDEITDFWLEKGVDGFRLDAAKEYETGSIDSNIEILSWFNNMVKEKKSDTYIVTEVWSDLETYAQYYQSGIDSSFDFTFADKDGVIAKAVKGTSGASSYGKAIVRLQDALGTYSDSYIDAPFYTNHDMGRGAGYYSGDTMEAQTKLAQAMNLLMSGSSFLYYGEELGMKGAGKDENKRAPMYWSKDAGAEGMCLGPQDMDAITMIYDSLAEQQDDGNSIYWYVKEALRLRNAYPEISHGTAEFLENLSDDAVCVLRKSWQDSSVIVVFNCTKDERTVDLSQISADSESGDLKLAGELLTGIRAASWQDGTLTLPAYGVAILK is encoded by the coding sequence ATGAGACGAAGAGGAAAGAGAGAACTGGCGGCACTGCTGGCAGTGGCGTTGCTTGCTGGAAGTGCGGCGTGCGGAGCGGATGCCGGGGAGAAAGACGCGGCAACAGGTACGGCGGAAGCGGCAGCCGGGCAGGACACGGAGACGGCAGCCGGGCAGGGCACGGATGCGCAGACGGGAGCACAGGAGAACATGGAAGAGACGGCGCTGTCTCTGATGCGGGAGGTAAACCCGGCAGAAGCTGCAGGAACGGATGATCTCTACCGGAGCTGGTACGAGGTGTTCGTTTACAGCTTCTATGACGGCGATGGGGATGGCATCGGAGATCTTCCGGGACTGACGGAGAAGCTGGACTATATCAATGACGGTAATCCGGCAACGGATACAGATCTGGGATGTGATGGGATCTGGCTGATGCCGGTGATGCCGGCGACGACTTACCACAAATATGATGTGACGGACTACTGTGCGATCGATGAGCAGTATGGCACAATGGAGGATTTCGAGACATTCGTGAACGCATGCCATGAGCGGGGAATCCGTGTCATGATTGATTTTGTGATGAATCATACTTCGTCTCAGCATCCGTGGTTTCAGACGGCGGCAGAGTATCTGAAGGATCTGCCGGAGGGAATGGAGCCGGATACAGAGGCATGCCCGTATGTGGATTATTATCATTTTTCCAGGGAGAAAGGCAGCGGATACTGCCAGCTGGCAGGGACGGACTGGTATTATGAGGCACAGTTCTGGAGCGAGATGCCGGATCTGAATCTGGAGAGTGAAGCGGTGCGGCAGGAGTTTGATGAGATTACAGACTTCTGGCTGGAAAAGGGCGTAGATGGTTTCCGTCTGGATGCGGCAAAAGAGTATGAGACCGGAAGCATCGACTCGAACATAGAAATTCTATCCTGGTTTAATAATATGGTAAAAGAAAAGAAGAGTGATACGTATATTGTGACAGAGGTGTGGTCGGATCTGGAGACATACGCACAGTATTACCAGAGCGGAATTGACAGCAGCTTTGACTTTACGTTTGCAGACAAGGACGGTGTGATTGCGAAGGCGGTCAAGGGAACGAGCGGTGCCTCTTCTTACGGAAAAGCGATCGTGCGGCTGCAGGACGCGCTGGGAACTTACAGTGACAGCTATATCGATGCGCCGTTTTACACCAACCATGATATGGGAAGGGGCGCAGGGTATTACTCCGGCGATACTATGGAGGCGCAGACCAAGCTGGCGCAGGCGATGAATCTTCTGATGTCCGGAAGCAGCTTCTTATATTATGGAGAAGAACTGGGAATGAAAGGCGCCGGAAAAGATGAGAACAAGCGTGCGCCGATGTACTGGAGCAAGGATGCCGGTGCAGAGGGGATGTGTCTCGGACCGCAGGATATGGATGCGATCACGATGATCTATGACAGTCTTGCGGAGCAGCAGGACGACGGCAATTCCATCTACTGGTATGTGAAGGAGGCGCTGCGTCTGCGGAATGCTTATCCGGAGATCTCGCACGGAACGGCAGAGTTCCTTGAAAATCTGTCGGATGATGCAGTGTGCGTGCTGCGCAAGAGCTGGCAGGATTCCTCGGTGATCGTCGTGTTTAACTGCACGAAGGACGAGCGCACCGTGGATCTGTCACAGATATCTGCAGACAGTGAAAGCGGGGATTTGAAGCTGGCAGGAGAACTGCTGACCGGAATCCGTGCGGCTTCCTGGCAGGATGGAACGCTGACGCTTCCGGCGTACGGTGTTGCCATCCTGAAGTAG
- a CDS encoding cation-translocating P-type ATPase yields MKEWYQISAEEVKKKMETSEHGLTTEEAAKRLAQYGENVLVEGKKKSVFAVFFGQFADLLVGILIVAAVISACSGNPESTFVILVVIVLNALLGTVQYVKAEKSLESLKDLTSPNAKVLRSGVKVEIPAKEVVPGDLLLLEAGDMVAADGRIRRSYSLQVDESSLTGESTNVEKREGVIEQEAALGDRVNMVYSGSLVTYGRAEVFVTETAMNTEIGKIAGLLSNAKEKKTPLQIALDDFGKKLSYLILAVCALVFGLSMYRDMPLLDAMMFAVALAVAAIPEALGSIVTIVQAMGTQKMAREHAIIKDLKAVESLGCVSVICSDKTGTLTQNKMTVQKIYLDHTAIMPEALQINDQLHRYLMYDAILNNDARMDDGKVIGDPTESALLEMVRKCGVDDDFLRGAMERQQELPFDSDRKLMSTVYALHGVPTLLTKGAPDVLLKRAVYLREKQGIRRMTEEDRTEILEQNQRFSGEGLRVLAFAYRELKESEELTLSGECDYIFLGLVAMIDPPRAESAAAVADAKRAGIRPVMITGDHKVTATAIAKQIGIFGEGDIALVGPELDAMPDKELDHLIGHIAVFARVSPENKIRIVEAWQRRGSVVAMTGDGVNDAPALKAADIGVAMGITGTEVSKDAAAMILTDDNFATIIKAVANGRNVYKNIKNAILFLLSGNMAGILAVLYTSLAALPVPFQPVHLLFINLLTDSLPALAIGMEPAERDVLSEKPRNPKGGILERRFMALLLGQGALIAVCTMISFEVGLKESAALASTMAFATLTLARLFHGFNCRSRHSIVKIGFRRNRYSLGAFALGVLLLALVLFVPALKTLFEVETMNGMQLGCVGVMAVLPTFVIQNFKVVGEVFDREK; encoded by the coding sequence ATGAAAGAGTGGTATCAGATTTCAGCGGAAGAAGTGAAAAAGAAGATGGAGACCTCAGAACATGGACTCACAACGGAGGAGGCGGCAAAACGGCTGGCGCAATACGGGGAGAATGTGCTGGTGGAGGGAAAGAAAAAGAGTGTTTTTGCGGTTTTTTTCGGACAGTTTGCGGATCTTCTCGTGGGAATTCTGATTGTGGCAGCCGTGATTTCCGCCTGTTCGGGGAATCCGGAGAGCACCTTTGTCATTCTGGTTGTGATCGTGCTCAATGCGCTGCTAGGAACGGTCCAGTATGTAAAGGCGGAGAAGTCGCTGGAGAGTCTGAAGGATCTGACGTCGCCGAACGCGAAAGTGCTGCGCTCCGGCGTGAAGGTGGAGATTCCGGCGAAGGAAGTCGTGCCGGGAGACCTTCTGCTGCTGGAGGCGGGAGACATGGTGGCGGCGGACGGCAGAATCCGGCGCAGCTATTCACTGCAGGTGGATGAGAGCTCGCTGACGGGAGAATCGACGAATGTTGAGAAAAGAGAAGGTGTGATCGAACAGGAGGCGGCGCTTGGCGACCGCGTGAACATGGTGTATTCGGGAAGTCTGGTGACTTACGGAAGGGCAGAGGTTTTTGTGACGGAGACTGCGATGAACACGGAGATCGGTAAGATCGCAGGACTTTTAAGCAATGCGAAGGAAAAAAAGACGCCGCTGCAGATTGCATTGGATGATTTTGGAAAAAAGCTGTCATATCTGATTCTGGCTGTCTGTGCGCTGGTGTTTGGTCTGTCCATGTACCGGGATATGCCGCTTCTGGATGCGATGATGTTTGCGGTCGCGCTTGCAGTTGCGGCGATTCCGGAAGCCCTCGGTTCGATCGTGACGATCGTGCAGGCGATGGGAACCCAGAAAATGGCGAGGGAGCATGCGATCATCAAAGATCTGAAGGCGGTGGAGAGTCTGGGCTGTGTGTCGGTAATCTGTTCGGATAAGACAGGCACGCTTACACAGAACAAAATGACCGTGCAGAAGATTTATCTGGATCATACGGCGATCATGCCGGAGGCGCTGCAGATCAACGATCAGCTTCATCGTTATCTGATGTATGATGCGATTTTAAATAACGATGCGCGCATGGATGACGGGAAAGTGATTGGCGACCCGACGGAGTCAGCACTGCTCGAGATGGTGCGGAAATGTGGCGTGGATGATGATTTCTTACGGGGAGCAATGGAACGACAGCAGGAACTGCCGTTTGATTCGGACCGCAAGCTGATGAGCACGGTCTATGCGCTGCACGGTGTACCGACACTGCTGACCAAAGGGGCGCCGGACGTCCTTTTGAAGCGCGCGGTCTATCTTAGGGAGAAGCAGGGCATCCGGCGGATGACGGAGGAAGACCGTACGGAGATTTTAGAGCAGAATCAAAGATTTTCCGGGGAGGGGCTTCGTGTGCTGGCGTTTGCTTACCGGGAACTGAAAGAGAGCGAGGAGCTGACGCTTTCCGGGGAGTGTGATTACATTTTTCTTGGACTTGTGGCGATGATCGACCCGCCGCGCGCGGAGTCTGCGGCGGCTGTGGCAGATGCGAAGAGAGCGGGAATCCGACCGGTCATGATTACGGGGGACCATAAAGTGACGGCGACGGCGATCGCAAAGCAGATTGGCATTTTCGGGGAGGGGGATATCGCACTGGTCGGGCCCGAGTTGGACGCCATGCCGGATAAGGAGCTGGACCATCTGATCGGACACATCGCCGTGTTTGCCCGCGTCTCCCCGGAAAATAAGATCCGCATTGTGGAAGCGTGGCAGCGCAGGGGGAGTGTGGTCGCCATGACGGGAGACGGCGTCAATGATGCACCGGCACTGAAGGCGGCGGACATTGGCGTGGCGATGGGAATCACCGGAACCGAGGTGTCCAAAGACGCGGCAGCCATGATCCTGACCGACGACAATTTTGCCACGATTATCAAGGCGGTCGCGAACGGAAGAAATGTCTACAAGAATATTAAAAATGCAATCCTGTTTTTACTTTCCGGAAATATGGCGGGAATACTGGCGGTGCTCTACACCTCGCTTGCAGCACTTCCGGTCCCGTTCCAGCCGGTGCATCTTTTGTTTATCAATCTGCTGACCGATTCCCTTCCAGCGCTTGCCATCGGTATGGAACCGGCGGAGAGAGATGTCCTCAGCGAAAAACCGCGCAATCCAAAAGGCGGAATTCTGGAAAGGCGCTTTATGGCGCTGCTTCTGGGGCAGGGGGCGCTGATTGCCGTCTGTACCATGATTTCCTTTGAGGTGGGATTGAAAGAGAGTGCGGCGCTGGCGAGCACCATGGCGTTTGCGACACTGACACTTGCACGCTTGTTCCACGGGTTTAACTGCAGAAGCCGTCACTCCATTGTAAAAATCGGATTCCGGAGAAACCGGTACAGTCTGGGAGCCTTTGCGCTCGGTGTGCTGCTTTTGGCACTCGTTCTGTTTGTGCCGGCACTCAAAACCCTTTTTGAGGTGGAGACGATGAATGGCATGCAGCTGGGCTGTGTCGGTGTGATGGCGGTGCTGCCGACGTTCGTGATTCAGAACTTCAAGGTGGTGGGTGAAGTGTTTGACAGAGAAAAGTAG
- a CDS encoding cation-translocating P-type ATPase, whose amino-acid sequence MQEYYRGKTEERGRNVLEDEEKKSWAESFLEQLNDPLIFILFVAAAISLLLREYGDMAIILAVVLLNATVGVIQEGKAKKSLEVLKQMTSPHALLLEGDEVRQIPAADLIPGDLVVLEAGCQVPADLVLTEAVNLKIEESALTGESVPVNKDTAQNRMAYMSTNVTYGRGVGRVSAIGMDTEIGKIAGMLKAAKVELTPLQKRLADLGKILGTVSVFLCVLLFGMAILQKRDVGEMLITAISLAVAAVPEGLPAIVTMVLALSVSRMVKANAIVKRLPSVETLGCVSVVCSDKTGTLTQNRMTVKKCYVNGRVHAVKELHPAGDRYFLQGFSLCNDASLHGGERRGDPTELALLDMAAAFGIQRETLEDTMPRIDEIAFDSERKRMTTLHETLDGRISFTKGSPDEILERCRYVWSNGKTAAFSAAAREQAKRGLAEMTEAGLRVLAIGMHPKAAQMEESGLTFLGMAGMEDPVRPEAAEAVEQFARAGVRTIMITGDRADTALAIARQLGIAERRDECVTGEEMERMDEQMLAARISRTRVFAHVSPEHKVRIVSACKKNGEIVAMTGDGVNDAPSLKSADVGIAMGMAGTDVARNAADMVLADDNFATIAGAIAQGRSIYENIRKSVLFLLSSNFGEIITMLAAVAMGLVSPLKSSHILWINLITDSLPALALGVDVEEQKDYMNRPPRHRDESLFAGGGWGCTCFYGLLIAGISMLAFLQVPVGMIEGAGMTLTLPHLQAVLKDVQVLARAQTYAFTVLGMAQLFHAVGMRDVETSVFCMNHLENRLMLAAFVVGIGLQLMVTEVPYFVQLFGTCRLTALEWTKLLGLAAMPLLAHELLVLFSCAGEVKDALRLQGED is encoded by the coding sequence ATGCAGGAATATTATCGCGGAAAAACGGAAGAACGAGGGAGAAACGTGCTCGAGGATGAGGAGAAAAAATCCTGGGCGGAAAGTTTTCTGGAACAGTTAAACGATCCTCTGATCTTTATCCTGTTTGTGGCGGCGGCGATCTCCCTGCTGCTGCGGGAATACGGCGATATGGCAATTATTCTGGCTGTGGTGCTGTTAAATGCGACGGTGGGAGTGATACAGGAGGGAAAAGCGAAAAAATCGCTGGAGGTGTTAAAACAGATGACCAGCCCGCATGCACTGCTTCTGGAAGGGGATGAAGTGCGGCAGATTCCGGCTGCCGATCTGATCCCGGGCGATCTTGTGGTGCTGGAAGCCGGCTGTCAGGTTCCGGCGGATCTTGTGCTGACAGAAGCGGTGAACCTGAAAATAGAAGAATCCGCACTGACCGGCGAGTCTGTTCCGGTCAACAAGGATACGGCGCAGAACCGCATGGCATATATGTCGACAAATGTGACCTACGGGCGCGGCGTGGGGAGAGTATCTGCCATCGGTATGGATACAGAGATCGGGAAAATTGCCGGGATGCTGAAGGCGGCGAAGGTCGAGCTGACACCGTTGCAGAAGCGGTTGGCGGACCTCGGTAAAATTTTGGGCACGGTGTCCGTATTCTTATGTGTGCTCCTTTTTGGCATGGCAATCCTGCAAAAACGGGATGTGGGAGAGATGCTGATTACGGCGATCTCTCTTGCGGTGGCGGCGGTGCCGGAGGGACTTCCCGCCATTGTGACGATGGTGCTGGCACTTTCCGTCTCGCGGATGGTGAAGGCAAATGCCATTGTAAAGCGCCTGCCGAGCGTGGAGACATTGGGATGTGTCAGCGTTGTGTGCTCGGATAAGACGGGAACACTGACACAGAACCGCATGACTGTAAAAAAATGTTACGTGAACGGCAGAGTGCATGCGGTAAAAGAACTGCATCCGGCCGGCGACCGGTATTTTTTGCAGGGATTTTCTCTCTGCAACGACGCATCCCTCCACGGAGGGGAACGCCGCGGCGATCCGACAGAATTAGCGCTCTTGGATATGGCGGCAGCGTTCGGCATACAGCGGGAGACATTGGAGGACACCATGCCGCGGATCGACGAGATTGCCTTCGATTCAGAGCGGAAACGGATGACGACACTGCATGAGACGTTGGACGGCAGAATCTCTTTCACGAAGGGATCGCCGGATGAAATCCTGGAGCGGTGCCGGTATGTGTGGAGCAACGGCAAGACGGCGGCGTTTTCTGCGGCGGCGAGAGAACAGGCAAAACGGGGACTTGCCGAGATGACGGAAGCGGGACTTCGCGTGCTGGCGATTGGCATGCATCCTAAAGCGGCACAGATGGAGGAGAGCGGGCTTACGTTTCTGGGGATGGCAGGAATGGAAGACCCGGTACGCCCCGAGGCGGCGGAGGCGGTGGAACAGTTTGCACGTGCCGGAGTTCGGACGATCATGATTACCGGGGACAGGGCGGACACGGCGCTTGCGATTGCACGCCAGCTCGGCATTGCCGAGCGGAGGGATGAATGTGTGACGGGCGAGGAGATGGAGCGGATGGACGAACAGATGCTGGCGGCGCGGATCAGTAGAACCCGGGTGTTTGCCCATGTATCCCCGGAGCACAAGGTCAGAATCGTGTCCGCATGCAAAAAGAACGGGGAGATTGTCGCTATGACAGGGGACGGAGTCAATGATGCCCCGTCGTTAAAATCTGCGGACGTGGGAATTGCCATGGGAATGGCGGGAACGGACGTTGCCAGAAATGCAGCAGATATGGTGCTGGCGGATGACAATTTTGCAACGATTGCAGGAGCGATTGCACAGGGACGCAGCATCTATGAAAATATCCGCAAGTCGGTGCTGTTTTTGTTGTCATCCAATTTTGGAGAAATTATCACAATGCTGGCAGCAGTTGCCATGGGGCTGGTATCGCCCCTAAAGTCAAGCCATATTCTATGGATCAACCTGATTACGGATTCGCTGCCGGCACTGGCGCTCGGGGTGGATGTGGAAGAACAGAAGGATTACATGAACCGTCCGCCGAGACACAGGGATGAGAGCCTGTTTGCGGGAGGCGGCTGGGGATGCACCTGTTTCTATGGTCTTTTGATCGCTGGAATCAGTATGCTTGCCTTTTTGCAGGTGCCGGTCGGTATGATCGAAGGCGCCGGGATGACATTGACACTTCCACACCTGCAGGCGGTGCTTAAAGACGTGCAGGTGTTAGCACGGGCGCAGACCTACGCATTTACCGTGCTCGGCATGGCGCAGTTATTCCATGCGGTCGGCATGCGCGATGTGGAGACTTCGGTGTTTTGCATGAATCATCTGGAAAATCGTCTGATGTTGGCGGCGTTTGTGGTGGGAATTGGTCTTCAGTTGATGGTCACGGAGGTACCGTATTTTGTACAGTTGTTTGGAACCTGCAGACTTACCGCTCTGGAGTGGACGAAGCTGCTTGGACTTGCGGCAATGCCGCTGCTGGCACATGAACTGTTGGTGCTGTTTTCCTGCGCGGGAGAGGTAAAGGATGCGTTAAGGTTGCAGGGAGAGGATTGA
- a CDS encoding methyl-accepting chemotaxis protein: MKEEQKVSFIHSISAKIMLLTVLAVVMSVLIVAFRAEAGAKKVVGDVSADYILSMAEMGVEIVNNLPQEADAGAYENALADISMEGIDSSYAYLVDTDGTMLYHPTAEKIGQPVENAVVLGVVAELAKGQVPVNETVTYDFKGVTKYAAYAITANRQIVVVTADEDEIMKPLNQIVSKIMLLSLGILAAAIVLAYVVSQFICRPIQQITTIIVDTAQLDFRSNPNGAKLRSRRDETGEMANAVHVMRRNLRSMIGDIDTASNQITQNVDGLQEITTTVDHMCSDNSATSQQLAAGMEETAATTVTINENIEVIKSGADDINSMATEGARTSEAIMMRANDLRTKTVEASTKTMTMYNNVKTKAQEAIEGSKAVDKINELTGTIMEISSQTGLLALNASIEAARAGEAGRGFAVVATEIGSLADQTSKAIKDIGTIVDAVNAAVSNMAECLEETTGFLENTVLTEYKEFEQVSEQYQEDADTFKTSMNDVSDAMAGLANSIDAIAQALSGINSTVGESSIGVSDIAEKTSDMVEKTGTTHDMVEECYTYVEKLREIVSQFVLQ; encoded by the coding sequence ATGAAAGAGGAGCAGAAAGTATCATTTATTCACTCAATTTCAGCAAAGATCATGCTGCTGACCGTGCTTGCAGTGGTTATGTCGGTGTTGATCGTCGCATTCCGGGCGGAAGCGGGAGCAAAGAAGGTTGTCGGAGACGTCAGTGCAGATTATATTTTAAGCATGGCGGAGATGGGAGTGGAGATTGTGAACAATCTTCCACAGGAGGCGGATGCAGGAGCATATGAGAATGCCTTAGCGGATATCAGTATGGAGGGAATTGATTCTTCCTACGCCTATCTTGTTGACACGGACGGCACCATGTTATATCACCCGACCGCGGAAAAGATCGGACAGCCGGTGGAGAATGCTGTCGTGCTTGGCGTCGTTGCAGAGCTTGCCAAGGGACAGGTACCGGTGAATGAGACAGTGACGTATGATTTTAAGGGCGTTACCAAATATGCGGCTTACGCGATCACGGCGAACCGTCAGATTGTTGTGGTGACGGCGGATGAAGACGAGATCATGAAGCCGCTGAATCAGATAGTAAGTAAGATTATGCTGCTGTCATTGGGGATACTGGCTGCAGCGATTGTTCTGGCATACGTAGTAAGCCAGTTTATCTGCAGACCGATTCAGCAGATTACAACGATTATTGTCGATACCGCACAGTTGGATTTCAGATCAAATCCGAACGGCGCAAAGCTGCGCAGCCGCCGGGATGAGACGGGAGAGATGGCAAATGCGGTACATGTGATGCGCAGGAACCTGCGTTCCATGATTGGCGATATTGATACCGCAAGTAACCAGATCACACAGAATGTGGATGGTCTGCAGGAGATTACCACCACGGTGGATCACATGTGTTCCGACAACTCCGCGACAAGCCAGCAGCTTGCGGCAGGCATGGAGGAGACGGCGGCAACCACAGTAACAATCAACGAAAATATCGAGGTTATCAAGAGCGGAGCGGATGATATTAACAGTATGGCGACGGAGGGCGCACGGACCTCGGAAGCGATCATGATGCGGGCAAATGATCTACGCACCAAGACAGTTGAGGCAAGCACCAAGACAATGACGATGTACAACAACGTCAAGACAAAGGCTCAGGAAGCCATCGAGGGATCGAAGGCGGTCGATAAGATCAACGAACTGACCGGCACGATCATGGAGATCTCATCCCAGACCGGACTGCTTGCACTCAATGCTTCCATCGAAGCGGCAAGAGCCGGGGAGGCAGGACGTGGATTTGCGGTGGTTGCAACGGAGATCGGAAGCCTTGCGGATCAGACGTCCAAGGCGATCAAGGATATCGGCACGATTGTGGATGCTGTCAACGCAGCAGTTTCCAATATGGCAGAATGCTTAGAAGAGACCACCGGATTCCTGGAGAATACCGTGCTGACGGAGTATAAGGAATTTGAGCAGGTCAGCGAGCAGTACCAGGAGGATGCGGATACTTTCAAGACCAGTATGAACGACGTGAGCGATGCGATGGCTGGCCTTGCCAATTCTATCGACGCGATTGCACAGGCACTTAGCGGAATCAACTCTACAGTGGGCGAGTCGTCGATCGGCGTCAGCGATATTGCGGAGAAGACCAGCGACATGGTGGAGAAGACAGGCACCACGCACGACATGGTGGAAGAGTGTTATACTTATGTGGAGAAGCTGCGTGAGATTGTGAGCCAGTTTGTATTACAGTAA